Part of the Pseudomonas abietaniphila genome is shown below.
TGCCGCGGGCACAGAAGCCCAGGCAAACATCAATCCCGACATGGTGGTGAACGACCCGGCCGCCTTGCGCCAGGCGGCGCTGCTGGGTCTGGGTGTAGCCTTGCTGGTGGTGATGGACGCGCAGCCATGGATTGAAAGCGGCGCCCTGGTCAGGCTGTTACCGGGGTGGTACGCCGACGCCGGGCATGTCTCTCTGTACTACCCAAGCCGGAGGCTGGTACCCGCGAAAAAACCGCGTTTTTTTCGATTATCTTGTTCAAGCCTTCGAGCGTGAAGATTATGCCCGCCGCTTTGTGGGAGGCCCGGATTAGAGACCTGCAACGCGCTCCTTACACAGGCATCAGCTTGCGTCTTCCCTGTCAAAGAACAGCTATGGCGCTTGCAAGTTGCAGTTAACAGGTCTATTAACTTCCTGCGTCGCAGCCATGCTGCTGTCTAACATTCATTGAACCGGACCCCGCCAGGTCATGCGAATCACCACCCTGCCCATGGCCTTGCGCCGCTCCAAAGTACGGCACTCAGCCCGTCCGCCGGATACCTCGTCTCTCGCTTGAGCGCGTCTGCATATTCGCGCCAAGTCCGCCTGCTATTCCCCTTCAGTACGCCTGCCAACACGACCCCGAGCCTGCAAGCCCGGTCATGGTCGCGTGGCCTGATTCTGCGCGCCTTTGTGGCGCAAGCGAGAGACCGATGAAATTTGCACCCGTTGAAGACGCTCAGCGCTTTCTGGCGCAGCACCTC
Proteins encoded:
- a CDS encoding LysR substrate-binding domain-containing protein — encoded protein: MELSQGVIARALAPAHVIAVASADYMAGRALPQTPEALGTLQGITMRGSSTGRIRQWVFRNAAGTEAQANINPDMVVNDPAALRQAALLGLGVALLVVMDAQPWIESGALVRLLPGWYADAGHVSLYYPSRRLVPAKKPRFFRLSCSSLRA